From the genome of Pelmatolapia mariae isolate MD_Pm_ZW linkage group LG12, Pm_UMD_F_2, whole genome shotgun sequence, one region includes:
- the sfrp1a gene encoding secreted frizzled-related protein 1a — MSSTCECFCRMFRLLVTVALLSGCRASEYEYLPWNTPVYGKSPQCVDIPDDLRLCHNVGYNRMMLPNLLEHETMAEVKQQASSWVPLVHKNCHPDTQVFLCSLFAPVCLEQPIYPCRWMCEAVRDGCAPIMEAFGFPWPQMLTCDKFPEGEVCIAMTTPNATEVTKPTGYSPICPPCDNEMKTDTILEHLCASEFAFKAKIKEVKRENMDRKVILQKKKKMLKPGNLKKKDTKKLVLYLKNGADCPCQQLDNLGNQYLIMGRKVDKQYLLTGIHKWNKSSREFKNAIKKMKTYKCPVFENVFK, encoded by the exons ATGAGCTCTACTTGTGAGTGCTTCTGCAGGATGTTCCGGCTGCTGGTGACGGTGGCACTCCTGTCAGGGTGCAGGGCGTCAGAGTACGAGTACTTGCCCTGGAATACGCCCGTCTACGGCAAGTCGCCCCAGTGCGTGGACATTCCGGACGACCTGCGGCTCTGTCACAACGTGGGCTACAACCGGATGATGCTGCCCAACCTGCTGGAGCACGAGACCATGGCCGAGGTGAAGCAGCAGGCCAGCAGCTGGGTGCCTCTGGTGCACAAGAACTGCCACCCGGACACGCAGGTCTTCCTGTGCTCGCTCTTTGCTCCCGTGTGCCTGGAGCAGCCGATCTACCCGTGCCGCTGGATGTGCGAGGCCGTGAGGGACGGCTGCGCCCCCATCATGGAGGCCTTCGGCTTCCCCTGGCCGCAGATGCTCACCTGTGACAAGTTTCCCGAAGGTGAAGTGTGCATTGCCATGACGACACCCAACGCCACGGAGGTTACAAAACCCACAG GTTACTCTCCCATCTGCCCTCCATGTGACAACGAAATGAAAACAGACACCATTCTTGAGCACTTGTGTGCCAGCGAGTTTG CTTTCAAGGCCAAGATCAAGGAGGTAAAGCGAGAAAACATGGACCGTAAGGTGAtcctgcagaagaagaagaagatgttgAAACCGGGAAACCTGAAGAAGAAGGACACAAAGAAGTTAGTGTTGTACTTGAAGAATGGTGCTGACTGCCCCTGCCAGCAGCTGGACAACTTGGGAAACCAGTATCTAATCATGGGCCGCAAGGTTGACAAGCAGTACCTCCTCACAGGCATCCACAAGTGGAACAAGTCCAGCAGAGAGTTCAAAAATGCCATCAAGAAAATGAAGACCTACAAATGTCCCGTATTTGAGAATGTTTTCAAATAA